In one Variovorax sp. V213 genomic region, the following are encoded:
- a CDS encoding PLP-dependent aminotransferase family protein: MHERQKRKRGAGGVVITASFRRDTGESIQQQLYLRVRELILTGELSIGQRMPSSRVMAQELGIARNTVAAAFEQLQSEGYLVSKIGSGTTVSEKLPEELLITSARPSEEHSDRAAKLAVSERAEHLMQLQGAGVSWLPAFSPGLPAVDEFPYVVWAKLVAQEWQRTGIGSMNNDAGGYWPLRSQIAEYVNSARGVKAEADQIIIVSGNREGTELAGQVLLNPGDLAIVEEPGYAGTKSALTAAGVKLIPLPVDEQGLVVSLVNGTHRSARLLCIAPSHQYPMGCTTSLERRLEILNWCKQNSCWILEDDYDSEFRYQGRPLPALASLDPHANIIYVGTFSKTLLPSVRIGYLIVPKDLIQIFVRTKLAMSGPTTMISQRAIATFIESGMFYRHVRVMRKIYAERREALKAAMRRHLPMLTIPAQEDAGLFLISTYQLSAIPHEDIEVARAAKAVGLYVVPLSVHYLSDNKQNGLIFGYGALRPDDIDEPIRRLADVLQNLKTDHKA; encoded by the coding sequence ATGCATGAACGACAAAAGCGTAAGCGCGGCGCTGGCGGTGTCGTCATCACCGCGTCTTTCCGGCGCGATACGGGTGAAAGCATTCAGCAGCAGCTGTACCTGCGCGTGCGGGAACTCATCCTGACAGGAGAGCTTTCGATCGGCCAGCGCATGCCTTCATCGCGAGTAATGGCCCAGGAACTGGGCATCGCTCGCAACACCGTCGCTGCCGCATTCGAGCAGCTGCAATCAGAAGGCTACCTCGTAAGCAAGATTGGATCGGGAACCACGGTGAGCGAGAAGCTCCCGGAAGAATTGCTCATCACTTCAGCGCGGCCATCCGAAGAGCACTCTGATCGCGCTGCAAAGCTTGCCGTTTCAGAACGTGCAGAGCATCTCATGCAACTTCAAGGCGCCGGGGTGAGCTGGCTGCCAGCCTTCAGCCCGGGACTGCCTGCTGTGGACGAGTTTCCGTACGTCGTCTGGGCCAAGTTGGTCGCCCAGGAATGGCAACGCACCGGCATCGGTTCGATGAACAACGATGCTGGCGGCTACTGGCCGCTGCGAAGTCAGATCGCCGAATATGTCAACAGCGCACGCGGTGTGAAGGCCGAGGCTGACCAGATCATCATCGTGAGCGGGAACCGGGAGGGAACGGAACTGGCGGGCCAAGTCCTACTGAACCCTGGCGACCTTGCGATCGTCGAGGAACCGGGTTACGCCGGCACGAAGTCCGCCTTGACCGCCGCCGGCGTGAAGCTCATCCCCCTCCCAGTCGATGAGCAAGGCCTAGTGGTGTCGCTCGTTAACGGCACGCACCGGTCTGCCCGCCTGCTTTGCATCGCACCATCTCACCAGTACCCGATGGGGTGCACTACGTCGTTGGAACGTCGGCTGGAGATCTTGAACTGGTGCAAGCAGAACAGCTGCTGGATCTTGGAGGACGACTACGACAGCGAGTTCAGGTACCAAGGGCGCCCTCTACCCGCGCTCGCGAGCCTGGACCCGCATGCCAACATCATCTATGTCGGAACGTTCTCCAAGACGCTGCTCCCTTCCGTTCGCATCGGCTATCTCATCGTTCCCAAAGACCTCATCCAGATCTTTGTGCGGACCAAGCTCGCGATGAGCGGGCCGACGACAATGATCTCTCAGCGCGCGATCGCAACGTTCATCGAGTCGGGCATGTTTTATCGTCACGTGAGGGTGATGCGCAAAATCTACGCTGAACGTCGTGAGGCACTTAAGGCGGCCATGCGCCGACACCTTCCGATGCTAACGATACCGGCACAGGAAGACGCAGGCCTTTTCTTGATCAGCACGTACCAACTATCAGCCATACCGCACGAGGACATCGAGGTGGCACGCGCGGCCAAAGCCGTCGGCCTCTACGTGGTGCCCCTTTCGGTTCACTACCTGTCGGACAACAAGCAAAACGGGCTAATCTTCGGCTACGGAGCGTTGCGCCCCGATGACATCGATGAACCCATCCGGCGATTGGCCGACGTGCTGCAGAACCTGAAGACCGATCACAAAGCCTGA
- a CDS encoding dipeptide ABC transporter ATP-binding protein, translating into MKAVNSDEVVLDIRGLCVQLPMGGDRSHAVEDVSITVRRGELVCIVGESGSGKSVTAFATMGLLQKGVLQVDIGQIFLNGEDLVEASESRLRALRGRAMGMVFQEPMTALNPVMTVGDQIDEVLRIHTNAPAGVRKVQVLDIMKAMHLPDPERLYHSYPHQLSGGQRQRVVIAAAMVLEPSLLIADEPTTALDVTTQAQILVLIKELQVRSGMGVLFITHDFGVVADIADRVIVMQRGCIVEEGTVDEVLRAPKHPYTRSLIEAVPRSSPPERPHVRRAAVLAVRGLHMQYGSRSWFGRGRVVKAANDVGFTLNRGETIGIVGESGSGKSTVARCIARLLRPTSGQVQLGETDIASLDERHLRQHRRKIQIVFQDPYRSLNPRRTIQDSIIEGPVNFGMEKGDAIRKAAELMSLVRLPVEALARYPHQFSGGQRQRIAIARALAMQPEVLIADEAVSALDVSVQKQVLEVLEDAQKRFDLAILFITHDLRVAAQICDHVLVMKNGAVVEAGRTFDVFNSPRDAYTEKLLQASPGHNFELASAQAL; encoded by the coding sequence ATGAAAGCTGTGAACTCTGATGAAGTGGTGCTGGACATTCGAGGTCTGTGTGTGCAGTTGCCGATGGGCGGCGACAGGTCGCACGCGGTTGAGGACGTCTCCATCACAGTGCGTCGCGGCGAGCTGGTTTGCATCGTCGGCGAGTCGGGTTCCGGCAAGTCGGTCACCGCGTTCGCCACAATGGGGCTGCTCCAGAAGGGCGTTCTTCAAGTCGATATTGGGCAGATTTTTCTCAACGGCGAGGATCTCGTCGAAGCTTCCGAATCACGCCTTCGCGCACTGCGAGGACGAGCTATGGGGATGGTGTTCCAGGAGCCCATGACGGCGCTGAACCCCGTGATGACCGTGGGCGATCAGATCGATGAGGTGTTGCGCATACACACCAATGCGCCGGCTGGCGTTCGCAAGGTGCAGGTCTTGGACATCATGAAGGCGATGCACCTGCCGGATCCCGAGCGGCTGTATCACTCGTATCCGCATCAGCTGTCCGGTGGCCAACGTCAGCGGGTCGTGATCGCTGCTGCCATGGTGCTTGAACCGTCGCTGCTCATTGCGGACGAGCCCACCACGGCCCTGGACGTGACCACGCAGGCCCAAATACTGGTCTTGATCAAAGAACTGCAGGTGCGCTCTGGCATGGGCGTCCTGTTCATCACGCACGACTTTGGTGTGGTCGCAGACATCGCCGACCGCGTGATCGTGATGCAGCGTGGCTGTATCGTGGAGGAGGGAACAGTCGATGAGGTGCTACGCGCGCCCAAGCATCCCTATACGCGCTCATTGATTGAAGCCGTGCCCCGGTCCTCGCCGCCCGAGAGGCCACACGTTCGGCGTGCAGCCGTTTTGGCGGTACGCGGACTGCACATGCAGTACGGATCGAGATCTTGGTTCGGCCGCGGTCGCGTCGTGAAGGCTGCCAACGATGTGGGGTTTACTCTCAACCGCGGCGAAACCATTGGGATCGTGGGCGAGTCCGGTTCCGGTAAAAGCACGGTGGCCCGTTGCATCGCGCGTTTGCTGCGTCCCACGTCTGGCCAGGTGCAACTCGGCGAGACGGACATCGCCTCGTTGGACGAACGCCATCTGCGGCAGCATCGGCGCAAGATCCAGATTGTCTTTCAAGACCCGTATCGATCCCTGAACCCACGCCGAACGATCCAGGATTCGATCATCGAAGGCCCGGTGAACTTCGGCATGGAAAAAGGGGACGCCATTAGGAAAGCTGCGGAGCTGATGAGTCTTGTGCGTTTGCCGGTGGAGGCGCTCGCACGCTATCCGCACCAGTTCTCGGGCGGGCAACGGCAGCGTATCGCGATCGCGAGAGCGCTTGCCATGCAACCCGAAGTTCTGATCGCCGACGAGGCCGTCTCGGCACTTGACGTGTCCGTGCAGAAACAAGTGCTCGAGGTTCTTGAAGACGCTCAGAAGCGTTTCGATCTTGCCATCCTGTTCATCACGCACGACCTGCGTGTGGCTGCCCAGATTTGCGACCATGTTCTGGTGATGAAGAATGGTGCCGTGGTGGAGGCAGGGCGAACGTTTGATGTGTTTAATTCGCCCCGTGACGCTTACACCGAAAAGCTTCTGCAAGCTTCTCCCGGCCACAACTTCGAACTGGCGTCCGCTCAGGCTTTGTGA
- a CDS encoding ABC transporter permease yields the protein MASRLGLFAQPTILIGSALLVLIVLLGIGASLFASADPAAINPMVRNKPPGATITLVEPVNGLDSYTAVLGTDSLGRDIFSRIAHGTRASLTVGVAAAVISTCIGLFIGLLAGYVRWLDGIVMRVMDGLMAIPSVLFAIALVSMLRAGVASVVLAIVIPEIPRVVRLVRSYVLSLREEPYVEAAITVGTPTPLLLVRHMLPNLVPPLIVQSTFICASAILIEAYLSFLGIGIPPEIPTWGNVMAEGRNAFRLHPAGIFAPGIVLAITILSLNIVGDALRDSLDPKMAKR from the coding sequence ATGGCGTCCAGGCTTGGCCTGTTCGCGCAACCAACCATACTGATCGGGTCGGCGCTGCTGGTGTTGATCGTGCTTCTGGGGATTGGTGCGTCGCTGTTTGCGTCGGCAGATCCCGCAGCGATCAATCCCATGGTTCGGAACAAGCCTCCCGGTGCGACGATCACACTCGTGGAGCCCGTGAATGGACTGGACTCCTACACTGCGGTGCTGGGGACCGACAGCCTTGGTCGAGACATCTTCAGCCGCATCGCGCACGGAACCCGTGCATCGTTGACCGTGGGCGTGGCTGCTGCCGTGATCAGCACATGCATCGGGCTGTTCATTGGACTGCTTGCTGGCTACGTCCGCTGGCTTGACGGCATCGTGATGCGCGTGATGGACGGGCTCATGGCCATCCCTTCGGTGCTCTTTGCAATCGCACTGGTGTCCATGTTAAGAGCAGGCGTTGCAAGCGTCGTGCTAGCCATCGTGATTCCGGAGATCCCACGCGTGGTCCGATTGGTCCGCTCTTACGTGCTGTCTCTTCGCGAAGAGCCTTACGTCGAAGCCGCAATCACGGTCGGTACGCCGACCCCGCTGTTACTTGTCCGGCATATGTTGCCAAATCTGGTACCGCCGTTGATTGTGCAGTCCACGTTCATCTGCGCCTCCGCGATTCTCATTGAAGCCTACCTTTCCTTCCTCGGCATTGGGATCCCGCCAGAGATACCGACATGGGGCAACGTCATGGCCGAAGGTCGGAACGCGTTTCGGCTCCATCCAGCAGGCATCTTTGCCCCCGGCATCGTTCTGGCAATCACCATTCTTTCTCTCAACATCGTCGGGGACGCCTTGCGCGACAGCCTCGATCCTAAAATGGCCAAGCGATGA
- a CDS encoding ABC transporter permease, with product MLTYLLRRIGATIPVMLIVAAVIFSILRFMPGNPAAIIAGDSANAEQIAMLHSKLGLDQPIVIQFGGWLWRGLQGDLGESFFFKKDVTTLIGERLEPTLTLSALTLVIAVMVAVPLGVLAAYKRGTLLDRFVMSFSVMGFSVPVFLVGYILIYVFALQLGWLPVQGYAPLSSGLGAWLERIVMPAISLSLVFIALIVRITRTSVIETLEEDYIRTARAKGQTELNILFRHALKNAAAPIVTVIGLGFAVLIGGVVVTENVFSIPGLGRLTVDAVLARDFPTVQGVILLFSFVYVLINLGIDLLYTVFDPRIKY from the coding sequence ATGCTCACCTATCTTTTGCGCCGCATCGGCGCCACCATCCCCGTGATGCTGATCGTCGCGGCGGTGATCTTCTCCATCCTGCGGTTCATGCCGGGCAATCCAGCTGCGATCATCGCGGGCGACTCGGCGAACGCGGAGCAGATTGCGATGCTCCATAGCAAGCTCGGCTTGGACCAGCCGATCGTCATCCAGTTTGGAGGCTGGCTTTGGCGCGGTCTTCAAGGTGACCTTGGCGAGTCGTTCTTCTTCAAGAAGGATGTCACGACGCTCATCGGCGAGCGCCTGGAGCCCACTCTTACCCTTTCGGCATTGACGCTGGTCATTGCGGTGATGGTTGCGGTGCCGTTGGGTGTGCTGGCAGCCTACAAACGAGGGACGCTTCTCGACCGGTTCGTCATGAGTTTCTCTGTAATGGGGTTTTCGGTGCCCGTGTTTCTGGTCGGCTACATCCTCATCTACGTGTTCGCGCTCCAGCTGGGATGGCTGCCTGTGCAGGGTTACGCGCCGCTGAGCAGCGGTTTGGGGGCGTGGCTTGAGCGAATCGTCATGCCTGCCATCTCGCTGTCCTTGGTGTTCATCGCTCTGATTGTGCGCATCACTCGAACGAGCGTGATCGAGACACTTGAAGAGGACTACATCCGGACGGCCCGGGCCAAAGGCCAGACCGAGCTCAACATCCTGTTCCGTCATGCGTTGAAGAACGCCGCTGCACCGATCGTGACCGTGATCGGTTTGGGGTTCGCGGTTCTCATTGGAGGCGTCGTGGTGACCGAGAACGTGTTTTCTATCCCAGGCCTGGGACGGCTCACGGTGGACGCAGTGCTCGCCCGGGACTTTCCCACGGTGCAAGGCGTGATCCTCCTTTTCTCTTTCGTCTACGTGCTCATCAACCTGGGCATTGACCTGCTTTACACGGTCTTCGACCCGAGGATCAAATATTGA
- a CDS encoding ABC transporter substrate-binding protein — protein MMKRAAAIATCCVIGLTAFTAQATTTLKVVMGADLKILDPIWATNYLTRNYGYMVYDTLLAQDANGNLKPQMLESYVESPDKLTYNFTLRSGLLWHDGTVVTADDCVASVKRWGAKDPIGQKVMSSVDTIKVEGEKTFSIKLKEPSSLLLRALGKSSPTVAFMMPKRVAETNSNTQINEFIGSGPFVFKKDEWRPGDKAVFVKFDKYKPRSEPASGLAGGKVVKVDRVEWLAISDSQQAVNALESGEIDYIATPPHDLLPLLNKNKEVKIVNLTPLGSYFVFKPNWLAKPFDNEKVRRALWYTFNQRDFLSAAIGNPQYYKICKSLYPCDTTFTSDKGLGNGFMESNFVKARELLKEGGYDGTPIVILQSTDLPNHTNLAPVAKSLMEKAGFKVSIETMDWQTLIARRTKKDAPSAGGWHGFFTSWASADVQDPVSQIFLSTTCDKALYGWPCDAQMETLRDRFSKETDPAKQKAIAEEIQVRNVQINAMMNVGQYYQPTAIRQNISGLVSAAAPVFWGIEKK, from the coding sequence ATGATGAAGAGAGCCGCTGCAATCGCAACCTGTTGCGTGATCGGACTGACCGCGTTTACGGCGCAGGCCACGACCACGTTGAAAGTGGTCATGGGGGCCGATTTAAAGATCTTGGATCCCATCTGGGCCACCAACTACCTGACGAGAAACTATGGCTACATGGTATACGACACCTTGCTCGCCCAAGACGCCAATGGCAATCTAAAGCCCCAGATGCTTGAGAGTTACGTCGAGTCTCCGGACAAGCTGACTTACAACTTCACCTTGCGCTCTGGACTGCTGTGGCACGACGGCACTGTGGTCACAGCAGATGACTGCGTTGCATCCGTTAAGCGATGGGGAGCCAAAGATCCAATTGGCCAAAAGGTGATGTCATCCGTCGACACGATCAAGGTCGAAGGCGAGAAGACCTTTTCGATCAAGCTCAAGGAGCCGTCAAGCCTGCTGCTTCGTGCCCTGGGAAAGTCGTCGCCCACAGTCGCATTCATGATGCCGAAGCGGGTAGCGGAGACGAATTCAAACACGCAGATCAACGAGTTCATTGGTTCGGGTCCGTTCGTTTTCAAGAAGGACGAGTGGCGCCCCGGGGACAAGGCCGTCTTCGTCAAGTTCGACAAATACAAGCCTCGTTCCGAGCCAGCATCGGGACTGGCTGGAGGGAAAGTTGTCAAAGTCGACCGCGTGGAGTGGCTCGCGATTTCGGATTCTCAACAAGCGGTGAACGCCCTTGAGTCCGGCGAGATCGACTATATCGCTACACCTCCGCACGACCTGCTTCCATTGTTGAACAAAAACAAGGAAGTCAAAATTGTGAACTTAACGCCGCTGGGAAGTTACTTCGTTTTCAAACCGAACTGGCTGGCAAAACCCTTTGACAACGAAAAGGTGCGACGCGCGCTTTGGTACACATTCAACCAGCGTGACTTTCTCAGTGCGGCGATCGGCAACCCTCAGTACTACAAAATCTGCAAATCGCTGTATCCGTGCGACACGACGTTCACGTCCGACAAGGGGCTTGGTAACGGATTCATGGAATCCAATTTCGTCAAAGCCCGCGAACTTCTGAAAGAAGGTGGTTACGACGGTACGCCGATCGTGATCCTTCAGTCGACCGACCTGCCGAACCATACGAACCTTGCACCCGTTGCCAAGTCCCTCATGGAAAAGGCCGGCTTCAAAGTCTCAATCGAGACGATGGATTGGCAGACACTCATCGCCCGACGCACGAAGAAGGATGCTCCGAGTGCTGGCGGTTGGCACGGATTCTTTACGTCGTGGGCGTCCGCCGACGTCCAGGACCCGGTCTCTCAAATCTTTCTTTCCACCACGTGCGACAAAGCTCTGTATGGTTGGCCATGCGACGCACAAATGGAAACGCTGCGGGACAGGTTCTCTAAAGAGACGGACCCTGCCAAGCAAAAAGCCATCGCAGAAGAGATCCAGGTTCGCAACGTGCAGATCAACGCGATGATGAACGTGGGCCAGTATTACCAACCCACAGCCATTCGACAGAACATCAGCGGCCTGGTCAGCGCGGCAGCGCCAGTCTTCTGGGGTATCGAGAAGAAGTAG
- a CDS encoding ArsR family transcriptional regulator, giving the protein MSKPSLSEHLKILESAGLVKAEKRGQFIFYSLQRESLANTLTGFVQAICPVSKALKKESRALASQRSPGAKA; this is encoded by the coding sequence ATGTCCAAGCCCTCGCTTTCCGAGCATCTGAAGATCCTGGAAAGTGCAGGCCTCGTGAAGGCCGAGAAGCGAGGGCAGTTCATCTTCTACAGCCTGCAGCGCGAAAGCCTGGCCAACACCTTGACCGGTTTCGTGCAGGCGATCTGCCCGGTGTCCAAGGCGCTGAAGAAGGAAAGCCGGGCGCTGGCCAGTCAGCGTTCACCCGGCGCGAAGGCCTGA
- a CDS encoding helix-turn-helix domain-containing protein: MAADVSGGALAKMSGISSSMLSRIERGLVSPSVETLERLANGLGVPASRFFGDQARRTDFCHVRAGQGVVVDRVGAVSDYRYELLGHLLSGNLFVEPYLVSLLPGADPYVTFQHPGLKFLYFLSGEVSYRYGAKVVTVRAGDSLLFEATALHGIEAIQGGPVSYLSVVFTLRE; this comes from the coding sequence ATGGCGGCCGATGTGTCCGGAGGTGCGCTGGCGAAGATGTCGGGGATTTCTTCCTCGATGCTTTCGCGCATCGAGCGCGGGCTGGTCTCGCCTTCGGTGGAGACCTTGGAGCGTCTCGCGAATGGTTTGGGTGTGCCGGCGTCGCGTTTCTTTGGCGACCAGGCACGCCGGACGGATTTCTGCCATGTGCGCGCAGGGCAGGGCGTTGTCGTCGATCGCGTGGGTGCGGTTTCAGACTACCGCTACGAGCTGCTGGGGCATCTCCTGTCGGGCAACTTGTTCGTCGAGCCTTATTTGGTCTCGCTGCTGCCCGGCGCCGATCCGTACGTGACCTTCCAGCATCCGGGGTTGAAGTTCCTGTACTTCCTGTCCGGTGAGGTCAGCTACCGCTATGGCGCCAAGGTGGTCACGGTGAGGGCAGGGGACTCGCTGCTGTTCGAGGCCACGGCGCTGCATGGGATCGAGGCTATTCAAGGTGGGCCGGTGTCCTACCTCTCGGTGGTGTTCACGTTGCGCGAGTGA
- a CDS encoding helix-turn-helix domain-containing protein has protein sequence MKAGLDEGTASARISRYESGIHEPNIAFAHRLADELGIPAAYFYAVDDELAKLILWFGQLSTKQRKSLLELAGQLRSSS, from the coding sequence GTGAAAGCGGGGTTGGACGAGGGCACTGCAAGCGCACGCATCTCTCGCTATGAGAGCGGAATTCACGAGCCGAACATTGCGTTTGCCCATCGACTCGCAGACGAGCTCGGAATACCCGCCGCTTACTTTTACGCAGTAGACGACGAATTAGCCAAGCTCATTCTCTGGTTCGGCCAGTTGAGCACGAAGCAGCGCAAGTCGCTCCTGGAATTAGCCGGTCAGCTCAGATCGTCCTCCTAG
- a CDS encoding GSU2403 family nucleotidyltransferase fold protein, translating into MQKRNVAHQVGRLLVMPVKVLDVLWRRGIMDYYTVIGTYAMYAYEAAAGVVFDEPTMATNDVDLFYTANKQMKCPG; encoded by the coding sequence ATGCAGAAGCGCAATGTTGCCCACCAAGTCGGCAGGCTGCTGGTGATGCCGGTCAAGGTGCTCGATGTGCTCTGGCGTCGCGGCATCATGGACTACTACACAGTGATCGGCACATATGCCATGTACGCCTATGAGGCCGCGGCGGGTGTTGTGTTTGACGAACCCACGATGGCGACCAACGATGTCGATCTCTTCTACACCGCCAATAAGCAGATGAAATGTCCCGGCTGA
- a CDS encoding GSU2403 family nucleotidyltransferase fold protein — translation MRFAPKLAKSFSEVQMDLVRTSDAAAKQILDSTRVYREYARVRGESRGLKGSLFWKKVGSYEYLARKVRGKVTYIGPRTVETERQFGEFKQKKARLQQRARTLKESVESCERMNKAVRAGAVPTPVVEVLRQLEAAGLSEGSVVLGTSALFAYGQPAGVRLEEMSSPTLGCVVDDAKYHLQVLLDAPENTITAALTELQEAVDATVEVAPAGASGERTYFLVEFKFGRQREPSKCRAENAYWRTLATEMAAEVQHAGKFEQVVIGKTGKMATMRTLDPQFFAMVNHAVIGVQPAATPDSQMAQRQAALVDSLIADCLVVVSKLPAAECRRTVESIAQRVFAPG, via the coding sequence ATGAGATTTGCACCAAAATTGGCAAAATCCTTCTCTGAGGTGCAAATGGATCTTGTTCGAACTTCGGATGCTGCCGCCAAGCAGATCCTGGACTCCACGCGGGTATACAGGGAGTACGCCCGCGTGCGGGGAGAATCGCGGGGGCTGAAGGGGAGTCTCTTCTGGAAGAAGGTCGGCTCCTACGAGTATCTTGCCCGGAAGGTGCGGGGGAAAGTGACGTACATCGGTCCTCGAACTGTCGAGACGGAGCGCCAGTTCGGGGAGTTCAAGCAGAAGAAGGCCCGGCTGCAGCAACGGGCTCGAACGCTCAAGGAAAGCGTCGAGTCGTGCGAGCGAATGAACAAGGCCGTCAGGGCCGGCGCCGTTCCCACCCCTGTGGTGGAGGTGCTTCGCCAGTTAGAAGCCGCAGGTCTCTCGGAAGGCAGCGTGGTGCTGGGTACATCGGCTCTCTTCGCGTATGGACAGCCCGCAGGTGTGCGACTCGAGGAGATGTCCTCACCCACCCTTGGCTGCGTCGTCGACGATGCAAAGTACCACTTGCAGGTGCTGCTTGATGCTCCGGAGAACACCATCACTGCCGCGCTGACGGAACTGCAGGAGGCAGTCGACGCGACTGTGGAAGTCGCTCCGGCAGGAGCGTCCGGCGAGCGAACTTACTTTCTTGTCGAGTTCAAGTTTGGCCGTCAGCGCGAGCCTTCGAAATGCCGGGCCGAGAATGCCTATTGGAGGACCTTGGCCACGGAGATGGCCGCGGAGGTCCAGCATGCGGGCAAATTCGAGCAGGTCGTCATCGGCAAGACCGGAAAGATGGCCACGATGCGTACGCTCGATCCGCAGTTCTTTGCAATGGTCAATCATGCGGTCATTGGAGTTCAGCCAGCGGCAACGCCAGATTCTCAAATGGCGCAACGTCAGGCTGCGCTGGTTGATTCGTTGATCGCCGACTGTCTGGTTGTTGTGTCCAAGCTACCTGCGGCCGAGTGTCGCCGCACGGTAGAGAGCATCGCGCAGCGCGTTTTCGCGCCTGGTTGA
- a CDS encoding chorismate mutase family protein, which produces MNSEQRRPGANEGTAVVVHHASSAPPRSDEDAQRILASLRDELDGLDRTLLETLRRRLDCCCRIGLHKRDHAIPMMQPHRIGVVQARAAAFAAAHGMNPDFLRSLYELIIAETCRLEDEIIGVPSTAA; this is translated from the coding sequence ATGAATTCAGAACAACGGCGCCCGGGCGCCAACGAGGGAACCGCTGTCGTGGTCCATCACGCAAGCTCGGCTCCCCCCAGGAGCGACGAAGACGCCCAGCGCATCCTGGCGTCGCTGCGAGACGAGCTCGACGGCCTGGACAGAACCCTGCTGGAGACCTTGAGACGCCGGCTTGACTGCTGCTGCCGGATCGGTCTGCACAAGCGGGACCATGCGATTCCGATGATGCAACCCCATCGCATCGGAGTGGTGCAGGCGCGTGCGGCGGCCTTTGCCGCCGCGCACGGCATGAACCCGGACTTCCTGCGTTCACTGTACGAGCTGATCATCGCGGAGACCTGCCGGCTGGAGGATGAGATCATCGGCGTGCCGTCGACGGCTGCATGA
- a CDS encoding Bug family tripartite tricarboxylate transporter substrate binding protein translates to MASNFVTVYLMSHLLFFRTRAVRLLCLVGAFACAGVACAQSAGASRPNPVPADLNWPTRPLRLVVGFGGGSSPDFVARVLAAPMAKALGQPVIVENHPGASGNIAADVVAKSTDRHTVGILINGNMTIAKILNPATSYDPQKDLMPLSIICTAPLVLATTPEVSKAAPRGFLEAARVAGSNWSYGTPGIGTIGHLGIELLKARTGIGAVHVPYQGNPQVITGLIGAQLQLALLPPGLAQEQVRAGKLRAIGVTSSRRSELVPDYPTLAEAGLKDFELEIWTAAAAPASLPAPIAQRLAQVLSEVIRLPEVRQKLFQHGYEAAGISGEALVRRVKADTAALSGIIASQGIKLE, encoded by the coding sequence GCGCATTCGCATGCGCCGGCGTCGCCTGCGCGCAATCGGCTGGCGCCAGCCGGCCCAATCCCGTCCCGGCGGATCTGAACTGGCCGACACGACCGCTGCGGCTGGTCGTCGGCTTCGGGGGCGGCTCCTCGCCGGATTTCGTGGCGCGCGTGCTGGCCGCTCCCATGGCGAAGGCGCTCGGCCAGCCGGTGATCGTCGAGAACCATCCTGGCGCGAGCGGCAACATCGCCGCGGACGTCGTCGCGAAGTCCACCGACAGGCACACGGTCGGCATCCTCATCAACGGCAACATGACGATCGCCAAGATACTCAATCCGGCGACCTCCTACGACCCGCAGAAGGACCTGATGCCGCTGAGCATCATCTGCACGGCACCGCTGGTGCTCGCCACGACCCCGGAGGTCTCGAAGGCGGCTCCGCGCGGCTTTCTCGAGGCGGCGCGCGTCGCCGGCAGCAACTGGAGCTATGGCACGCCCGGCATCGGCACGATCGGCCACCTCGGCATTGAGCTTCTCAAGGCCCGCACCGGCATCGGCGCCGTCCATGTGCCCTACCAGGGCAATCCGCAGGTCATCACCGGCCTGATCGGAGCGCAGCTGCAGCTGGCGCTCCTACCGCCTGGCCTCGCGCAGGAGCAGGTCAGGGCCGGAAAGCTGCGCGCGATCGGCGTGACCTCGTCGCGCCGATCCGAACTCGTCCCGGACTACCCGACCTTGGCGGAAGCAGGCCTGAAGGATTTCGAACTCGAAATCTGGACCGCCGCGGCGGCGCCCGCCAGCCTGCCCGCGCCCATCGCGCAGCGCCTGGCCCAGGTTCTTTCGGAGGTCATCCGCCTGCCCGAGGTGCGGCAGAAACTGTTCCAGCACGGCTACGAGGCGGCAGGCATTTCGGGCGAGGCACTGGTGCGCCGGGTGAAGGCGGACACGGCCGCGCTCAGCGGGATCATCGCGAGCCAGGGCATCAAGCTTGAATAA